The Thalassotalea nanhaiensis genome has a window encoding:
- a CDS encoding spermidine synthase has protein sequence MRKFKFKHKTLCLLAIGFILPFSTQAQVIKEERSLYRNIIVEDKGDIRCLKFSVKRLKSSQSCVDKTNPQALVFDYTKYVMSSLLFNPSPKRVLIIGLGGGTLSNSLLELFPDVEIDNVEIDPAVVRVARQYFDFKTTDNVKSHTQDGRIFIKRAKRKSQEYDLIILDAFNGEYIPEHLLTKEFLEETESLLADNGVLVANTFSSSKLYHHETATYHAVFGDFYSLQKGYNQGNRVIMVPKIKPTNDELSARLIELEPRLAAYNIKLMNMLAFLEIEKLPEEEYKVLTDQYSPANLL, from the coding sequence ATGCGCAAGTTCAAATTCAAGCATAAGACTTTATGCCTATTGGCGATTGGTTTTATATTACCGTTTAGCACTCAGGCGCAAGTGATAAAAGAAGAGCGTTCTTTATATAGAAACATAATTGTTGAAGATAAAGGTGACATCCGCTGTTTAAAGTTTTCAGTTAAACGGTTGAAATCAAGCCAATCATGCGTAGATAAAACTAACCCTCAGGCATTGGTGTTTGATTACACCAAGTATGTAATGTCTTCATTGCTTTTTAATCCATCACCGAAAAGGGTGCTGATTATAGGCCTAGGTGGCGGCACGCTTTCCAATAGCTTATTAGAACTGTTTCCAGATGTAGAAATAGATAATGTTGAAATTGATCCTGCAGTCGTAAGGGTTGCTCGACAATATTTTGACTTTAAAACCACCGATAATGTTAAAAGCCATACTCAAGATGGTCGTATTTTTATTAAACGGGCAAAGCGCAAAAGCCAAGAATATGACTTGATCATTCTTGATGCGTTTAATGGAGAATATATTCCGGAACATTTGTTAACGAAAGAGTTTTTAGAAGAAACGGAAAGTTTGCTTGCTGATAATGGGGTATTGGTCGCTAATACCTTTTCTAGCAGTAAGCTTTATCATCATGAAACTGCCACATACCATGCGGTATTTGGTGACTTTTACTCGTTGCAAAAAGGCTATAATCAAGGCAACCGAGTAATTATGGTCCCGAAAATCAAGCCGACCAATGACGAGTTATCAGCAAGGTTAATTGAGCTAGAGCCCAGATTGGCAGCCTATAATATTAAACTGATGAATATGTTGGCATTTTTGGAAATTGAGAAACTACCAGAAGAAGAATATAAAGTATTAACCGATCAATATTCGCCTGCTAACTTATTATAA
- a CDS encoding cytidine deaminase: MTKIQQTLNISALKTAAKTAYSNAYAPYSKFYVGAAALTKSGNIVSGCNVENASYGLTVCAERNCIAQAVINGEHEFQTLVIYTEQEKLTPPCGACRQVIAEFLEQSAIVTAVNHLDHQISWTVKQLLPDAFTPKDLE, encoded by the coding sequence TTGACGAAAATTCAACAAACCTTGAATATTAGTGCGCTTAAAACGGCGGCGAAAACAGCTTATAGCAATGCCTATGCACCCTATAGTAAGTTTTACGTGGGAGCTGCAGCCTTAACAAAGTCTGGCAACATAGTAAGCGGTTGTAATGTTGAGAATGCCTCTTATGGTTTAACTGTTTGCGCGGAACGAAATTGTATTGCTCAAGCTGTTATCAATGGTGAGCATGAGTTTCAAACCTTAGTCATTTATACCGAACAAGAAAAACTAACCCCACCTTGTGGCGCATGTCGGCAAGTGATAGCTGAATTTTTAGAGCAATCGGCAATAGTCACCGCCGTAAATCACCTCGATCACCAAATAAGCTGGACCGTTAAACAGTTACTTCCCGATGCGTTCACTCCAAAAGATTTAGAATAG